CCAGACCAACATCGTGGGCACTTTTCAGCTGCTCGAAGCGGCCAGGGATTACTGGAACACCCTTTCGGGCCGGGAGAAAGCGGATTTTCGCTTTCTGCACGTATCGACCGACGAGGTCTACGGCTCCCTCGCCGACGCGCAGCCCGCCTTCACCGAGTCCAATCCGTACCAGCCGAACAGCCCGTATTCCGCCAGCAAGGCGGCTAGCGACCATTTGGTGCGCGCCTACCACCATACCTACGGCCTGCCCGTCGTGACCACGAACTGCTCCAACAATTACGGTCCGTTTCAGTTTCCTGAAAAGCTTATTCCCTTGGTCATTCATAACGCCTTGGCGGGAAAACCGTTGCCCATTTACGGCGACGGGAGACAAAAACGGGA
The window above is part of the Deltaproteobacteria bacterium genome. Proteins encoded here:
- a CDS encoding NAD-dependent epimerase/dehydratase family protein, which gives rise to MRKILVTGGAGFIGSNFVLDWLAHADGAVVNLDALTYAGNPENLAEVRNDPRHIFVKGSIDDIALVVQLLAEHRPCAIVNFAAESHVDRSVHGPEDFIQTNIVGTFQLLEAARDYWNTLSGREKADFRFLHVSTDEVYGSLADAQPAFTESNPYQPNSPYSASKAASDHLVRAYHHTYGLPVVTTNCSNNYGPFQFPEKLIPLVIHNALAGKPLPIYGDGRQKR